In Verrucomicrobiota bacterium, the genomic window GGTGTCGCCGCGACAGCGGCGCGCGAGGGGGCGCATGGACGTTTTGTCGAGGGACGTGAGGCAACCGGTCACAACCGGCTGAGAACGGGAGGCAGTCGTGACGAAGAAGCGTTTGACGAGATCGGATAAGCTTGCTTTGCTCGAGGTGACGGCGCCCTGGGAATGGCCGGAGGATGCCCGGGAGACGCTGTTGGCGGTGCTGCAGGACGCGGAGGCCGATCAGGCCGAGCGAGTTCTCGCAGCCGAGCTGGCGGGCGACACCTGCGTCATTGACGACACGGTGGTTGCGGCGCTGCTCGCCCTCGCGCAAGACGCCGATGAATCAGACGAGCTGCGCGGCAAAGCCGCGGTCGCGCTCGGGCCGGCGCTCGAGTTGGCCGACACCGACGGTTTTGATATGCAGGAGATGGTTGTGATCTCCCAGGAGGCGTTCCATGACGCCATCGATGCGCTGCGCAAGCTGTACGGCGATCCCAGCGTACCGCAATTTGTGCGGCGGCGCGTGCTCGAGGGGTCGGTGCGCGCGCGGCAGCCCTGGCACAAGGAGGCCGTGCGCCGCGCGTATGCGAGCGATGACGAAGAATGGAAGCTCACGGCGGTCTTCTGCATGAACTACGTTCGCGGCTTCAACAAGCAGATCGTCGAGTCGCTGGGGAGCGACAATCCGCTCATCCATGACGAGGCGGTGCGAGCGGCGGGCAACCAGGAGGTCAAGGCCGCCTTCCAGCACATTGCCGGTCTGATCGAGTCCGACGACACCGAGAAGAATCTCCTGCTCGCCGCCATCAATGCCGCCTCCTCGATCCGGCCCGGCGAGGCGGCCAGCCTCGTCGCCGATCTTGCCAACTCCGATGATGAAGACATCGCCGCAGCCGCCGACGAGGCGATCGCGTACTCCGAACTGCCCTGGGACGATCTGGATGTCAGCGAGGTCGAGGGCTGGGTGGAGGATGACGATGAGTTGGACGACTGAGCGGCGACGTGCCCCGACAGGCAGCGTTCTGAGGGTATTCGCGGCGTTGTCTCGACGCAGCACGTATGCACCCCGATGGGAGAGGAGAGTTGGAGCACGGTCTTGAGAACGTGAAGGCGCTGTTCGCGCGGATGGCCGCAGACGGATGGGACACTGCTGCCCCGCTCAAGTGGGGATTCTTCTTCATTCATTCGAGCCGGGAGCCCCTTCTCGAGGTTGTCGCAGAGCTGAAGGACTACGGCTACAGCGTCGAGTCGCTTGATACGAACGACGACGGGCAGTGGGTCCTGCAGGTTTCCAAGACCGAAGTCCTGGCGGCCGAGAAGCTATACAGGCGAAACCTGTCGTTCAGCGAGCTGGCGGAGTACTGCGGCGTCGATTCGTACGACGGGTGGGATGTCGGTAGAACCGAGAGCTAGGTGACTGGCAACGGAGCGCGACAAGCGATGCGGGGAGTCGTAGGACGGGTAAGACATGAGGGGCCGGCTCGATGACCAAGAAGAAAGCAGGAAAGAAGAAGGCGAAGAAAAAGGCCAAGGCAAAATCCAAAGCAAGGGCGAAGGATTCCAGCGCGTTGCTGTCCGGGTTCTTGCCTCCGATCGAGTCGCTTGAGGGGTTTCTGTCGAGTCTTGGGTTGCGGGGCGGCGGCTCACTGAGCGCGGTGGATGAGGCCCAGAATATCATGTACGAGGCTTGGGGCGCCCGTAGCCGCAAGCGGGCAGTGGCCTTGGCAAAGAAGGCGCTGGCGGTCTCCGCGGACTGCGCGGATGCGTATGTTCTGCTCGCCGAGGAGACGGCAGAATCGCTTGAGGAACTCACCGACCTGTATTTGAAGGGTGTTCAGGCCGGTGAGCGAGCACTCGGCGAGGAGGCATTCAGGGACGACGCCGGCCACTTCTGGGGCATCCTGGAGACGCGGCCGTACATGCGCGCCCGGGTCGGTCTAGCCGGGTGCCTCTGGGAAGCAGGGAACCGCGAAGAGGCTGTCGGGCACTACTGGGACCTGCTGCGGCTCAATCCCAACGACAACCAAGGTGTTCGCGACCTGCTGCTGCCGCGCCTCATCGAGTTGAATCGGGACGAGGACGCCGAGAGGCTGTTCATGCAGTTCAAGGAAGACGGCATGGCGGTCTGGATGTATTCGAGGGCGCTGCTCGACTTCCGCAAGGCGGGGGCGTCCTCAGCGGCGAATGCATCTCTCAAGGCCGCGCTGAAGGAGAACGAGCATGTTCCGGCCTACCTCCTGGGGCGCAAGGCGATGCCTGAGGATCTTCCGGAGTTCTACGGCTTCGGCGATGAAAGTGAAGCCGTGTTGTTCACGCACGGGAACTTGGGGGCATGGCGAAGCACTCCGGGCGCGCTCGAGTGGCTTACGGCTAAGGTGAGGTGAACGCGGCCTGAGTTACCACGCGGAGCCAGGGCAGGCAGAGGCCTTGTCCCACGCTCGTTCGTCCGACCATGTCCGCGATGTCTGCCTGTGTGGTTCACTGCGTCACGGCGTGTCGGCGTGAAAACCGTTGACGGGGCGGTGCCGGGCGGTATAGTCGCGGTCCGCATTGGCATGACACGACCACGGCAACCTGATGAAAGGGATCATCTGTGAAGTTCGGCGCTCAGAGTGAAGCACAGACTCTTCGCACACTGCTCCTGCACCGGCCGAAGGCCGGGGATTTCCGCTGGGTGCGTGAGGACACGCAGGCTTACTACAACATCGATGCGACGCTCAATCCGGAGAAGTTCATCGCGGACTACGACAAGATGGTGGAGGCCTTCGCATCGCAAGGCGTGGAGATCGTCTTCCTCACGGACGTGCTCAAGGGCCACGCCGAGGCGATGCGCTACATCTCGCGGCGGCCGAACCTGACCTACATGCGCGATATGGCGACGGTGTACAACGACGGCGCCGTCGTGATGAACCCGTTCCTTAAGGGGCGGCAATGGGACGGGTGGGTCGTCGCGGAGTGCTTCCGGACGATGGGTATTCCGATCCTGGGCGAGATCAGCTACCCAGGCTATCTCGAGGGCGGCGGCGTCGGATTCCTCAATAACAAGATCGGGTACGTGAGCCTCTGCGACCGGGCGAACGAGGACGCGATCAATCAGCTCGCGTCGTGCGTGCTCAGCGGATCGCTCGAGCAGCTCGTGGTGGTCAACCTGCCCTACGGCCACGTCCACATTGACGGGCTGTTCATGGTGGTTGACGAGAAGACGGCTTTCGCCTACCGGCCCGTGCTGGAGATCTCGCCGACGCGCGTGCTGCACCGCGGAGGTCGCGTCGAGCACGTATGGTTCCTCGACTACCTCGAGGCGCTCGGCTTCGATGTGATCGACGGCCCGGACCAGAATGAGATGAACTACGTCGCGTTCGCCCCGATGCGCGCGATCGGCTACGACTTCGTCACGACGAACGCCGGTGTCATCCGCTCGCGCGGCGGCGAGGTGGTCGCCATCCCGGGCGGCGAGCTTGCCAAAGGACGCGGCGGCGTGCACTGCATGACGTGTCCCCTGCTGCGCGGGTGACATCTGCACCGCTCCGTGTGACCATGCTCGCCCGTGTTGTCGCGGGACCTGAGGGCGGGAAGCATCAAGGGTGAGTCCATGCGCGCGCGCAGGCTGCACATGTGCAGGCACGCTT contains:
- a CDS encoding ribonuclease E inhibitor RraB — encoded protein: MEHGLENVKALFARMAADGWDTAAPLKWGFFFIHSSREPLLEVVAELKDYGYSVESLDTNDDGQWVLQVSKTEVLAAEKLYRRNLSFSELAEYCGVDSYDGWDVGRTES